Proteins from one methanogenic archaeon mixed culture ISO4-G1 genomic window:
- a CDS encoding phosphoserine phosphatase-like hydrolase, whose amino-acid sequence MGRYDLVCFDMDGVLTKLRSSWCWVHQCFEVDNEPAYQAYCNGEIDESEFMRRDIGLWTAKNPKVTIDEIAKLFQNMPLIDGIQETIACLRDNGIRSVIVSGGIDKAAQLIKNEFGFDDFAADEICSNPDGTLTGEGKLIVDLKDKGINVRHFIEKYNTVPERTVSIGNSFTDIPMFKNSGMSIAFNPTDPYTSDAATYTVVSDNIADVLDYILDDE is encoded by the coding sequence ATGGGGAGATACGATCTGGTCTGCTTCGACATGGACGGCGTCCTGACAAAGCTCAGGAGCTCATGGTGCTGGGTGCACCAATGCTTCGAGGTCGACAACGAGCCCGCCTACCAGGCGTACTGCAACGGGGAGATCGACGAGAGCGAGTTCATGAGGAGGGACATCGGACTCTGGACCGCCAAGAACCCCAAGGTCACCATCGACGAGATTGCCAAGCTCTTCCAGAACATGCCTCTGATCGACGGCATCCAGGAGACCATCGCATGCCTCAGGGACAACGGCATCAGATCGGTGATCGTCAGCGGCGGAATCGACAAGGCCGCTCAGCTCATCAAGAACGAGTTCGGATTCGACGACTTCGCGGCGGACGAGATCTGCTCCAACCCGGACGGGACGCTCACCGGAGAGGGGAAACTGATAGTCGACCTCAAGGACAAGGGCATAAACGTGCGTCACTTCATCGAGAAGTACAACACTGTGCCAGAGCGCACGGTATCGATAGGGAATTCCTTCACCGACATACCTATGTTCAAGAATTCGGGCATGTCGATAGCGTTCAACCCCACCGACCCCTACACGAGCGATGCGGCGACCTATACAGTGGTCTCGGACAACATCGCGGATGTCCTGGATTACATCCTAGACGACGAATGA
- a CDS encoding TraB family protein — translation MITIVGTGHVFNLAEPVSFIVKNTWPDAVLIELDKARYQAMMDDYNGVKPQGEQRTSTIYNNTAKYQQKMSQQNGSQLGSEFLAAVNTGKLLNAAIVPIDTDAMRVMNEMWEEMSRGERFRYRLSSLKDSFGGAKKVEETHRKFAANEQDYIEDMRRRYPTLVRKLIDERNVYMADQINALTDTYHNMVVVVGDAHVEGICALLKDEHIRKIRLSDIMDREKMNRIRQMIWDGRETLEG, via the coding sequence ATGATCACGATCGTGGGCACCGGGCATGTTTTCAATCTCGCGGAGCCCGTGTCGTTCATCGTCAAGAACACCTGGCCGGATGCCGTCCTGATAGAGTTGGACAAGGCCCGCTACCAGGCGATGATGGACGACTACAACGGCGTGAAGCCCCAGGGGGAGCAGAGGACCTCCACGATCTACAACAACACCGCAAAGTACCAGCAGAAGATGTCTCAGCAGAACGGGAGCCAGCTGGGGAGCGAGTTCCTCGCGGCGGTGAACACCGGGAAGCTGCTCAACGCCGCCATCGTCCCCATCGACACCGACGCCATGCGCGTCATGAACGAGATGTGGGAGGAGATGTCCAGAGGGGAGAGGTTCCGTTACAGGCTGTCCAGTCTGAAGGATTCCTTCGGCGGGGCGAAGAAGGTCGAGGAGACCCATCGCAAGTTCGCCGCCAACGAGCAGGATTACATAGAGGACATGAGGCGCAGGTACCCCACGCTGGTCAGGAAGCTGATCGACGAGAGGAACGTCTACATGGCCGACCAGATAAACGCTTTAACGGATACATACCATAACATGGTAGTAGTGGTCGGGGATGCACACGTCGAAGGGATCTGTGCGCTCCTGAAGGATGAGCACATCAGGAAGATCCGCCTGAGCGACATCATGGACCGCGAGAAGATGAACAGGATTCGCCAGATGATCTGGGACGGGAGGGAGACACTTGAAGGTTAA
- a CDS encoding metallo-beta-lactamase domain-containing protein, giving the protein MIQLDILAVGDLERDEEGNILKADSTSVLIRAPGHNIVVDPSTRYLRPSVKTSFKQIGVFPKEVDIVVLTHSHGDHLENLDMYKGAKVYIHEGSDLDLPDAKVVRGEEFKLCEGVRLVHTPGHCPEEMSVFVDADRKYVVAGDAIPLEDNFFRNIAPRINTDEGLALQSIKKIRDYADVIIPGHGFPFMTE; this is encoded by the coding sequence ATGATCCAATTGGACATCCTTGCGGTCGGCGACCTCGAACGCGACGAGGAGGGCAACATCCTCAAGGCCGATTCCACCAGCGTGCTCATCAGGGCGCCGGGCCACAACATCGTGGTAGACCCCAGCACGAGATACCTGAGGCCGTCCGTCAAGACGTCCTTCAAGCAGATCGGTGTCTTCCCCAAGGAGGTGGACATCGTGGTGCTGACCCATTCCCACGGGGACCACCTGGAGAACCTGGACATGTACAAGGGTGCCAAGGTGTACATCCACGAGGGATCGGATCTGGATCTTCCCGACGCTAAGGTCGTCAGGGGCGAGGAGTTCAAGCTGTGCGAGGGCGTTAGATTGGTGCATACTCCGGGGCACTGCCCTGAGGAGATGTCCGTGTTCGTGGACGCGGACCGTAAGTACGTGGTCGCAGGGGACGCGATCCCCCTGGAGGACAACTTCTTCAGGAACATAGCCCCCAGGATCAACACGGACGAGGGTCTCGCATTGCAAAGTATAAAGAAGATAAGGGATTACGCCGATGTCATCATACCGGGACACGGTTTCCCGTTCATGACGGAGTGA